In Kiritimatiellia bacterium, the genomic window ACTGTTTCTCGAAATAGTCCCGCCGCTCCGCGCGCACGTCCGTCACGACGAGCCGGTCGGGCGGGCACAGGCCGCCGGCCAGGATGCCCTTCACGAGGGCCTCGGCCATGTTGCCCGCGCCGACGAAGACCATTTTCCGGATGCCGAGTTTCGAGCCGCTCATGGACGCTCCCTTTCCCCGAAAAGGGCCGTCCCCACGCGCACCCAGGTCGCGCCCTCTTCGATGGCGATCTCCAGGTCGTGGGTCATGCCCATGGACAATTCCTCCAGCGCGAAGCCCGTCTCCCCGCGCCAGCCGTCGCGCAGTTCCCGCAGCCGCCGGAACCACGGGCGGGCCTCCGCCGGGTCCTCGGTGAACGGCGGCATGGTCATCAGGCCGCGGACCTCCACGTGGTCGAGCTCGTTCGCGCGCGCCAGCACGGCGGGGACCTCCCCGGGCGACAGGCCGAACTTCGAGCGCTCGCCGGACACGTTGACCTCGAGGAGCACGGGCATGATCTTGCCCGCCTCGGCGCTCGCGCGGTCGATGGCCTCCAGCAGGCGCACGGAATCCACGGAATGAATGTAGTCGAAGAGCTGGGCCGCCGCGCCGGCCTTGTTGCGCTGGAGATGGCCGACCAAGTGCCACGACAGTTGGCCCGGGCACTGCGG contains:
- a CDS encoding YggS family pyridoxal phosphate-dependent enzyme, with the translated sequence MEPGFSERLRAVMERIAAACARVGRDPAGVRLIAVSKTHGPDRIREAVECGLTVFGESKVQEAQAKIPQCPGQLSWHLVGHLQRNKAGAAAQLFDYIHSVDSVRLLEAIDRASAEAGKIMPVLLEVNVSGERSKFGLSPGEVPAVLARANELDHVEVRGLMTMPPFTEDPAEARPWFRRLRELRDGWRGETGFALEELSMGMTHDLEIAIEEGATWVRVGTALFGERERP